The nucleotide sequence AATATTCTCAGCCGTAATAAATTCTCGATGCAAATTGAGCAGAGGATTGGGCTCGCAATCTGCATCTAACAGCAAGCCTCTCCATCCATCCATTTCGCGCAAGTACTTGGTATTTGAAATTAAGTTTCCATCGCCGGCTCCAAAATCCACATAGTATTTGCAGACGGGAGGAATCAAGCGAAAGATTTGTTCTAACACGCCATCTTCACCGTTTTGAGCATATACTCTTTTTTCATAAAGGCTCAGATCAACTTCTTGGGCAAATAAAGGAACGACTAAAAGGCTAAAAAGGCAAAATAAGCGCATTAAACTTTGCATGGTTTCCTCACCTTAAAATAAGTTTATTATCCATTCTAATTTCAAAATAAAAATTCAAATTATTTAGAGACTATTGTCGAATTGCTAATTGTCTAGATTATTTTCCGAATAAAGAGATCAATAGGAAAAGAATGTGAAGATAGATTCATTAAGAATTCGACGACAGTCTCTTAATAGGCATCCTATATTTGCATATTTAAAAATTAAAGAAAATTTTATATTGATTTTACCCCTTAAAATTAGCAGGATAAACCTATGTATAAAGTAAAAGCCTACTCTGCTGCCAGTGCGACATCGCCGCTGGGGCCAACAGAGATCAATCGTCGTGATTTAAAGGAACGTGACGTTCAAATCGAAATTCTTTTTTGCGGCATTTGCCACTCGGATCTTCATCAAGCGCGTAACGAGTGGATTCATACTATGCCCACCACGTATCCACTTGTTCCTGGCCATGAAATCGTTGGCCGCGTCACCAAGGTTGGTTCGGCAGTAACCAATTATAAACCCGGCGATCTCGCTGCAGTCGGCTGTATGGTTGATTCGGACAGGAGCTGCCCTCATTGCAAAGCAGGCCTTGAGCACTTCTGCCCAAATATGGTTCTTACCTTTAATGGCCCGGACAAGCATCTGGGAGGAGTCACTTATGGCGGCTATTCGACCAGCATTGTCGTCGATGAGCACTTTGTCTTACATGTTCCCCCCAACTTAGAACTTTCGGGAGTCGCTCCCCTTCTCTGCGCCGGCATTACCACCTACTCGCCTATGCGCCGCTGGAAAGTCGGCAAAGGCCAGAAAGTTGGCGTAGTAGGCCTCGGCGGGCTAGGCCACATGGGCGTCAAGTTTGCTCATGCGCTCGGAGCCCATGTCGTCGTCTTCACTACATCACCCGGAAAAAAGGAAGATGCGCTTCGACTTGGCGCTGATGAAGTCATTATTTCCAAAAACAATGAAGATATGCAAAAGCATGCGAGCAGCTTTGATTTCATCCTCGACACTATTTCCGCTGATCATGACATCAATGCCTATCTCAATCTACTTCACCGTGACGGCACTCTCACCCTTGTTGGAGCGCCTCCAAAGCCCCTCTCCGTGTCAGCATTCAGCCTCATTGTAGGACGCCGCAGTCTTTCCGGTTCCAACATCGGCAGCATCGCCGAGACTCAGGAAATGCTCGACTTTTGCGGCCAACATAATATTACCGCCGACGTCGAAGTCATTCCCATCCAGAAGGTCAACGAGGCCTATGAGCGACTGCTCAAGTCCGACGTGAAGTACCGCTTCTCCATTGACATGTCTTCTCTTAAAAATGCTTAGACAAAAGGCGGGAAAAGAGCCGAGCAAGAAAGGAACGATCTTTGTCTAAACAGATTGAGATCGTTCTAGCTATGAGGCTCTCCGAAGGCATTAAAAATTCAAATTCGAATAGCATGAATAAGAAAAAAAACTTTCATATTAAAAATTTGTGAGTTGCATCTTGATGCAAACGCCTTTTTCTTATCCATTTCACTAACAGGAAAACCATAGAATAAGCATCCCAAAGCTAACGCTTTAAGATGCTTATAGCCATGTTTAAAAGAGAAGCCGAACCTAAGATCTTCGGATGATGAATGCCATCTAATCCAACGGAACAACTTTATTCTTTACCAAGAGTTCGGTAAAAAATCAGTGAATCCAATAAAAAAGAAAAAAAATCTGTATGGCTTATAAAATGCTTTTGGCATTTTATTTTTGGAGAGACGACCCTTTCCATTGTCCTAATAATTGAACGCCTTTCTCCGTTTTTATAAACAAATACATATCCACCAAATTTGGATCTATGTCTTTAGAAGTCAAACTTTTTAATTTTTTATTCAAATCTGTAAAGAGAGTATTTAACAATTCTTTTTTTTGTGGGTCGGAATAATTCTCAAAGGATTGTTTTAAAAGGATAACGAACTCAACACGCGGAAGGTTTTTTCTTAAATTGATATTTACGATATTGGAGTAAGCGATGCCTATCAGGTCTTTTCCCTCATAATTCTGATAAGATTTTATTTCCTTTTCTAAGTTATGTTCAAATTCACTTAATTTGAATTCAGATACCGGAAAAGGGGTTTGCGAATTTTCATCCGGTGCTGCGATCAGACAAGAGGTGAATGATAAGCTAATAGCTGACAATACAAGCCTAATTTTTTTTGAAATCATAAATTTCCTTTAATTGAATATTTTTCCTATTGCCAGCTCTACAAAAATTATTCTTAATCGTTCTCTTAAACACAGTCTCTTCAGGTTTATAAGTCTTTCTTGTATGCCTCTACGCTGACATTAATCTTTGGAGAGCATTTTTAATGCTTTACCTAAAATGATAATATTCTCCAAGGAAATATTTTATTTATTACGCTTTATAAAGCCCAAAATAAGAGAAAGGCATTCCGGCTTTCTCTGTAAAATTATGTTTTCTACTTTGTAAAAAAATTATCTCTCCTTCAATTCTTTTCCCAAGTAAACGCGAATCTTGAATATAGACGGCAATTCAACAAAAAGCGCTTAAGCTCCAAGTTATCTAAGATATTAAAGAAATGTGGGAATCTAATCTTAGGATCACTTGAAATTGTGAAATAAGCAGAAAACTAATAGAGGCTAAGACTTAGCCTATTTGAAATTATAGGCTGACGCGCTAATTGCCGACCTGCTTTGCATAGGCGAGGAAATGATATAGGGCATCCCAGTCTGTTCCAGCTCACCCATAATCTACCTTTGGTGATTTATGACTATAACAATATCTGCAATAAGATGTGCTCTACAAGTGGCTCTTTTAGGAAGTATTACCCCAAATTTAAGAGCTATAAATGTTAATCTGAAAGAGAATGCTATTGTGTTATATTTTTATTATGAAAATCCACCTTCCGAAGAGGAAGAGAAACTTTCAGAAATAGTAGTAACGGAACTTTATGCTGATTTTATAGGTGTTGTTATAGAAATACATAAACTCGTTTTATCTTTATCACACCAAATTCCAGAGTTGGGGATAAGAATTTTTCATCGCAAAGAGTGATTAATGGGTCTGTCAAAAAAACTGTGTAAATAAACCTGAAGTAGATAACATTTTATCTTTTCCCTCAAGGCATGAAGCCTTGGCATATTTGAAGAAAATTCATATTTTTTATTGTATATTAATTCTTCAAGAACAAGTGAAATTGTTTTAAAAGCTGCTAAGAGCAAAAGAGATGTTATTCCAAAAGACTATTCAGAAACGTCTCGATACAATAGATTTACCTATGCCATAGTAAATGGAAACATCTTCTTCCTACAAATCCAGCAAATAAGAAGGGGGCTTGCCAACCAAGCATACAAAATCCTTGCTTCCAAAGAGCCGTCTTGAGAGCCGCTTTGTCAATAGAATATGTATTTTCGGATATTCTACATACCATCCATTGAGCCTGTTCTTGTGAAAACTCGTTGTAGCTACTTTCACCTTCTGGCTGGAAACCAGCATTTTCGTAAAGTCTACGTACAGATACATTTGTATCATTTACGCTAAGAGATAAGATATCAGGTTTAAACTTTTGAAGTGCCGTCTCCCTAATTGTTTCCAAATTTTTAATAAACTGCGCTTTGGGGTAGCTCGCACTTCGCACGCACAGCCAAATATGAAATATCTTCAAATTTTTTACTTCTGAAGTCATTACAGGGGTTTCAACAAGACTCCCTAGAGCAAAGCCCACAATCTTATTTGTTGTTTTATCACGAGCAAGAACGCATAGACTCTCACTTGATTGTAAAATTGCTTTATATGTTCTGCGTCCAAACGTCCAACCAAAGCCTTCATAGCTCAACATATCCATAGCTTCCGCTGCTTCATCCAATTTATTAGGCTCTATAACATTACAAAGCAGTTCAGGAAGCGTTCTTTCTTTGATGAAGTTGATAATCGGAATGAAATCCAAGTGCACAGGTGGAAAATATGTTCGCATAATTTCCATTGTAGGATGCTGTTCCAGAACCTCAACAATTCGATCCTTAAACTCTTTCTCAGCAGTCTGTGCTATTTTTATGAGAGCCATAGGCAATTGATAAATATCTTGTGTCGTTTGAGGACCATTATTGGGAAAAAGATGTGGTTGTTTCTCCAAAAGCCTTTGCTTTAATTCATTACAAAAAGTATCGAAAGGGCTAACTTGTAGCATATCTTACACTCCTATCCATAACATTTGTTAGAAACCCATAGCAGAAAGCAAACTAAA is from Candidatus Protochlamydia phocaeensis and encodes:
- a CDS encoding NAD(P)-dependent alcohol dehydrogenase; translation: MYKVKAYSAASATSPLGPTEINRRDLKERDVQIEILFCGICHSDLHQARNEWIHTMPTTYPLVPGHEIVGRVTKVGSAVTNYKPGDLAAVGCMVDSDRSCPHCKAGLEHFCPNMVLTFNGPDKHLGGVTYGGYSTSIVVDEHFVLHVPPNLELSGVAPLLCAGITTYSPMRRWKVGKGQKVGVVGLGGLGHMGVKFAHALGAHVVVFTTSPGKKEDALRLGADEVIISKNNEDMQKHASSFDFILDTISADHDINAYLNLLHRDGTLTLVGAPPKPLSVSAFSLIVGRRSLSGSNIGSIAETQEMLDFCGQHNITADVEVIPIQKVNEAYERLLKSDVKYRFSIDMSSLKNA